In a genomic window of Thermoflexus sp.:
- a CDS encoding undecaprenyl-phosphate glucose phosphotransferase produces the protein MSDRRIPWWWRWIRIGLDLIVIQVAFVLAYLMRYRWEWFREITFDAPFSAYIPFQIAWTVLLVLMFRLDRVYPPQMGAPWLEEMYRILNAVAKSTLVLMAVVFFSQSLFYSRLMFLEAALLVVLLLGILRLFESRAERIMRRRGIGVVRALIVGAGDLGRAVMRAALARPELGYRIVGFVDDDPEKARTDIGPFRARGTLEDLPKVLQEDRVDEVIITLPMAFYDRIQEVVRHCEARRIPVRIVPDPFQLTLSRLDVRDLDGIPLIGIREARFSPWQFRIKRAMDLVLAALLLLLSAPLMALIALAIKLDSPGPVIFRQVRVGKEGRLFTMYKFRTMRVGAEQEQERLRALNEASGPLFKIRNDPRVTRVGRILRRLSLDELPQLINVLKGEMSLVGPRPPVPAEVEAYKPWQRQRLAAVPGMTGLWQISGRSDLTFDEMCLLDIYYIENWSPLLDLEIMLRTVPRVLMGQGAY, from the coding sequence ATGAGCGATCGAAGGATTCCGTGGTGGTGGCGATGGATTCGCATCGGCCTGGATCTCATCGTGATCCAGGTTGCTTTCGTGCTGGCTTATCTGATGCGTTACCGGTGGGAATGGTTCCGCGAGATCACCTTCGACGCCCCGTTTTCCGCTTACATCCCGTTCCAGATCGCCTGGACGGTTCTCCTGGTGCTGATGTTCCGCCTGGACCGGGTGTATCCCCCCCAGATGGGGGCGCCGTGGCTGGAGGAGATGTATCGCATCCTGAACGCGGTGGCCAAGAGCACCCTGGTCCTGATGGCGGTGGTGTTCTTCTCCCAGTCCCTTTTCTATTCCCGATTGATGTTCCTGGAAGCGGCCCTGCTGGTGGTCCTGTTGCTGGGGATCCTGCGGCTTTTCGAAAGCCGGGCGGAGCGGATCATGCGCCGGCGGGGTATCGGCGTGGTGCGGGCGTTGATCGTCGGGGCGGGGGATCTGGGGAGAGCGGTGATGCGGGCGGCCTTGGCTCGGCCGGAGCTGGGGTATCGGATCGTGGGGTTTGTGGATGATGATCCGGAGAAAGCCCGCACCGATATCGGCCCCTTCCGCGCTCGGGGCACCCTGGAGGATCTGCCGAAGGTCCTCCAGGAAGACCGGGTGGATGAAGTGATTATCACCCTCCCGATGGCCTTTTATGACCGGATCCAGGAGGTCGTCCGGCACTGTGAGGCCCGGCGCATCCCGGTGCGGATCGTCCCGGATCCTTTCCAGCTCACCCTAAGCCGCCTGGACGTGCGGGATCTGGATGGGATCCCTCTGATCGGCATCCGGGAGGCCCGCTTCTCCCCCTGGCAGTTCCGCATCAAGCGGGCGATGGATCTGGTTCTGGCGGCCCTTCTGCTTCTTCTCTCCGCCCCGCTGATGGCGCTGATCGCCCTGGCCATCAAGCTGGACTCTCCGGGCCCGGTGATTTTCCGCCAGGTGCGGGTGGGGAAGGAGGGTCGTCTGTTTACGATGTATAAATTTCGAACCATGCGGGTGGGGGCGGAGCAGGAGCAGGAACGCTTGCGGGCGCTGAACGAGGCCAGCGGCCCTCTTTTCAAGATCCGGAACGATCCGCGGGTCACCCGGGTCGGGCGGATCCTGCGCCGGCTGAGCCTGGACGAGCTGCCGCAGCTGATCAACGTATTGAAAGGGGAGATGAGCCTGGTGGGGCCGCGCCCGCCGGTGCCGGCTGAGGTGGAAGCCTACAAGCCCTGGCAACGCCAGCGCCTGGCCGCCGTGCCGGGCATGACCGGCCTCTGGCAGATCTCCGGCCGCAGCGATCTCACGTTCGATGAGATGTGTCTGCTGGACATCTATTACATCGAGAACTGGTCGCCGCTGCTCGATCTGGAGATTATGCTCCGCACGGTCCCGCGGGTCCTTATGGGACAGGGAGCGTATTAA